One genomic segment of Schlesneria paludicola DSM 18645 includes these proteins:
- a CDS encoding PGPGW domain-containing protein: MTNPSPQPSDDQGPNSPGKIAYWLFGHARRVVVFIVGTTVLLIGIAMILLPGPAFIVIPAGLGILATEFVWAKRWLEYAKRQVDSLAAAAMKATSSNSSADKTSPSSTDKTPPHE, from the coding sequence ATGACGAATCCCAGCCCGCAACCTTCGGATGATCAGGGGCCGAATTCGCCCGGCAAAATTGCCTATTGGCTCTTCGGGCACGCACGACGCGTCGTCGTATTTATTGTCGGCACAACGGTGCTGCTGATTGGGATCGCGATGATCCTATTACCGGGACCGGCGTTCATTGTCATTCCTGCAGGCCTTGGCATTCTCGCCACCGAATTCGTGTGGGCCAAGCGCTGGTTGGAATACGCCAAACGGCAAGTCGATTCACTCGCCGCGGCGGCCATGAAAGCCACGTCATCGAACTCTTCAGCGGACAAGACGTCACCCTCTTCAACAGACAAGACGCCACCACACGAATGA